A stretch of the Halorussus salinus genome encodes the following:
- a CDS encoding PD-(D/E)XK nuclease family protein has protein sequence MSDDATADDVVTAAEIATHLECPRKYEFDHERPLSPPKTNRNRREEHRRKLLRDSIIAGLRLDTESPDERAETARERFAELSGSSHSSVLVAEQARYDREAVGAAIDAYFHGDGQEHGERLVAADVTLGYERGGIRYETTVDAVTKTDRGHLAIEYRPTMQGILHVSWNKDDNVQDFIEEKKFYPQQIGSFVRAAIAICGLTAEYDLTRKHDFACISLLENSRPAYETGDEIHVNPESRRFRSAYQDERDDLDKLVADRAAALLGDETDPRDWQFEEITDRSCSYCAYQNACPDVLESELSFTDRHRAADESPGQTLSHESSSEESQ, from the coding sequence ATGAGCGACGACGCGACTGCCGACGACGTGGTTACGGCGGCCGAAATCGCCACCCATCTCGAATGCCCCCGGAAGTACGAGTTCGACCACGAGCGTCCACTATCGCCGCCGAAGACGAACCGCAATCGCCGTGAGGAGCATCGCCGGAAACTGTTGCGGGACTCGATTATCGCGGGTCTCCGCCTCGATACCGAGTCTCCCGACGAGCGCGCCGAGACTGCCCGTGAGCGGTTTGCGGAGCTATCGGGGTCGTCCCACTCGTCGGTCCTCGTGGCCGAACAGGCCCGGTACGACCGGGAGGCCGTCGGGGCCGCAATCGACGCCTACTTCCACGGCGACGGACAGGAACACGGCGAGCGATTAGTCGCGGCCGACGTGACGCTCGGCTACGAACGTGGTGGCATCCGGTACGAAACCACTGTCGATGCCGTGACAAAAACCGACCGCGGCCATCTTGCAATCGAGTACCGACCGACGATGCAGGGTATCCTACACGTCAGTTGGAACAAGGACGACAACGTTCAAGATTTTATAGAGGAAAAGAAGTTCTATCCCCAACAAATCGGGAGCTTCGTCCGGGCCGCAATCGCCATCTGCGGACTGACAGCAGAGTACGACCTGACTCGGAAGCACGATTTCGCCTGCATCTCGCTCCTCGAAAACAGTCGCCCCGCCTACGAGACCGGAGACGAGATTCACGTCAATCCCGAATCACGACGTTTCCGAAGCGCGTATCAAGACGAGCGGGATGACCTCGATAAACTGGTCGCCGACCGGGCCGCGGCGCTCCTCGGCGACGAGACCGACCCGCGGGACTGGCAGTTCGAGGAGATAACCGACCGGTCGTGTTCGTACTGCGCTTACCAGAACGCCTGCCCGGATGTCCTCGAATCTGAACTCTCGTTCACTGACCGCCACCGCGCCGCCGACGAATCGCCCGGCCAAACGCTATCCCACGAATCCTCCTCGGAGGAGTCACAATGA
- a CDS encoding ATP-dependent helicase, translating to MTDNSSFDPKGNQPAVINATGSEHKVEAVAGSGKTTTMVERLRKEIQTRGTPPSRLLVLTFANEASHAIQDKLRDILGPHDAFEVDVYTYHSFGYQLLQEYAYHVGVSPEFDLITKEERPNLIEAVYDEVDFSFVSPDPPLAGGLDERNTGISDLKTFIERMRREAVEPEDIRNYLPVDDDLREILKLVEDLQEMAFDLVDVDANDIMWDDDEIAEKCDQLARVYGAKANQFDGPDRVHTTVAAHLRAMRDTAENVADHLRSGRDFDWQEFRIPEALFADERNMFDSVAQTPMGRLHEFVHMLRRSRAFVDAYDAYIDALDDRGAFDYDELIHETVSLLKDETVREDILGQWDAVYCDEFQDTDESQLQLVRELRDELDIMVVGDSDQAIHEWRGQDPENMSNLPNSFEEQGLDLNFRSRQPILDLTNNIGREKQAITSDREPAPPNVFAVDSEAEQTEEQVSTTISSLLTGRFDDVTDRDLSDIAVLVRRNKQARDVAEQLDADSIPYTLSDDTSNDLSQGLRTVLSYLRILVSPGDDVSWQRVLLHLYRVPKTDVDTLARAGETIPEGYAATTDDELDAPDAVAEAIADYETLDEISATHSVSELYLHLKRETHVEWFLRDVDREALHNIERLISSFDDSPVQSRLTDEFLTHLERRAHLLSGSDDTATSTGPQSDDAVDIMTIHQAKGLDFDTVLLPFLTEEDFGHLVLNDYQEKLHNYDLLVDDIEGELDDPLRGDHSESQIAEEWRVLHVAITRAKDHLFLFGNSVSEEDPTAATIDDLLAGEGSDAPIRWSSEGPRMRVWETLMDSYDAVAAETPEAVRDYTEVVNRGVDEDPGKITYYERELSTEDALETTLQFADEVVAGTLADGETDTAQFSDAPLGQELDIGLSRQHSHTALEAVRTCERKHLLDHVVGAFPDPVSGTDSESAGHRQRDVGTLFHDVAELAYWRDYDGIDEWKSACRRLARSEDLPRALDPALDCIDRYFETRASGWEAIGAEVPVELTGVPDVDGAITGYVDSIREYPDGGLAVVDYKTSHDRKTLAESHQLELYVRACDRFEDEVTHAGYVYVGEAGPETQLFTADELAETWETLREDLRAADGSSFESYTPGAHCEYCPHRSLGCSADEFAYDGEFLVD from the coding sequence ATGACCGACAACAGCAGTTTCGACCCGAAAGGAAACCAACCCGCCGTCATAAACGCCACCGGGAGCGAACACAAAGTAGAGGCCGTCGCCGGGTCCGGCAAGACGACTACGATGGTCGAGCGACTGCGAAAGGAGATTCAGACTCGGGGGACGCCGCCGAGTCGGTTGCTGGTCCTCACGTTCGCTAACGAGGCCTCTCACGCGATTCAGGACAAACTCCGGGACATCCTCGGCCCGCACGACGCGTTCGAGGTGGACGTGTACACCTACCACTCCTTTGGCTACCAGTTGCTTCAGGAATACGCCTATCACGTCGGCGTCTCGCCCGAGTTCGACCTGATTACGAAGGAGGAGCGCCCGAACCTCATCGAAGCGGTCTACGACGAGGTTGATTTCTCGTTCGTTTCTCCCGACCCGCCGTTAGCCGGTGGTTTAGACGAACGAAACACCGGAATTTCGGACCTGAAGACGTTCATCGAGCGAATGCGTCGGGAAGCGGTCGAACCCGAGGACATCCGAAACTATCTCCCAGTCGACGATGATTTGCGGGAAATTCTCAAGTTGGTCGAAGACCTGCAAGAGATGGCTTTCGACTTAGTGGATGTGGATGCGAACGACATCATGTGGGACGACGACGAGATTGCCGAGAAGTGCGACCAGTTGGCTCGGGTGTACGGAGCGAAGGCCAACCAGTTCGACGGACCGGACCGCGTTCACACGACCGTTGCGGCCCATCTTCGGGCGATGCGGGATACGGCCGAGAACGTCGCGGACCACCTTCGCTCGGGTCGGGACTTCGATTGGCAGGAGTTCCGCATCCCCGAGGCGCTGTTCGCCGACGAGCGAAACATGTTCGATTCGGTCGCCCAGACTCCGATGGGTCGGCTTCACGAGTTCGTCCACATGCTCCGACGGTCTCGGGCCTTCGTGGACGCTTACGACGCCTACATCGACGCTTTGGACGACCGAGGAGCTTTCGACTACGACGAACTCATCCACGAGACCGTCTCGCTTCTCAAAGACGAGACAGTCCGCGAGGACATCCTCGGCCAGTGGGATGCGGTGTACTGCGACGAATTTCAGGACACCGACGAATCCCAACTCCAACTGGTTCGGGAGTTGCGCGACGAACTCGACATCATGGTGGTCGGCGACAGCGACCAAGCGATTCACGAGTGGCGCGGCCAAGACCCCGAGAACATGTCGAATCTGCCGAACTCCTTCGAGGAGCAGGGTCTCGACCTCAACTTCCGGTCGCGCCAGCCGATTTTGGACCTGACGAACAACATCGGCCGGGAGAAGCAGGCTATCACGTCGGATAGAGAGCCAGCGCCGCCGAACGTCTTCGCAGTCGATAGCGAGGCCGAACAGACCGAAGAGCAGGTCAGCACGACGATTTCGAGCCTCCTCACCGGGCGATTCGACGACGTGACCGACCGGGACCTCTCGGACATCGCGGTGCTGGTCCGGCGAAACAAACAGGCCCGTGATGTCGCCGAGCAACTCGACGCCGACAGTATTCCCTACACCTTGTCGGACGATACGTCGAACGACCTGAGTCAGGGATTGCGGACCGTCCTGTCGTACCTCCGAATCTTGGTGTCGCCGGGCGACGACGTGAGTTGGCAACGCGTGCTGTTGCACCTCTATCGAGTCCCGAAAACCGACGTTGACACGCTCGCTCGGGCCGGAGAGACGATTCCCGAGGGGTACGCCGCCACCACCGACGACGAACTGGACGCCCCCGATGCAGTCGCGGAGGCCATCGCGGACTACGAGACGCTGGACGAGATTTCGGCGACCCACTCGGTTTCGGAACTCTACTTGCACCTCAAACGAGAGACGCACGTCGAGTGGTTCCTGCGCGACGTAGACCGTGAGGCCCTCCACAACATCGAACGACTGATTTCGTCGTTCGACGATAGCCCGGTCCAGTCGCGTCTCACCGACGAGTTCCTCACCCATCTGGAACGTCGCGCTCACCTGCTGTCGGGAAGCGACGACACGGCCACCAGCACGGGACCCCAGTCCGACGACGCCGTCGATATTATGACAATTCATCAGGCCAAGGGGTTGGACTTCGACACGGTGCTGTTGCCCTTCCTCACCGAGGAGGACTTCGGTCATCTCGTACTCAACGACTATCAGGAGAAACTCCACAACTACGACCTGCTGGTGGACGACATCGAGGGCGAACTGGACGACCCGCTCCGGGGCGACCACAGCGAGAGCCAAATCGCCGAGGAGTGGCGCGTCCTCCACGTCGCCATCACGCGCGCCAAGGACCACCTCTTTCTGTTCGGTAACTCGGTCTCCGAGGAGGACCCGACCGCGGCGACGATAGACGACCTCCTCGCTGGCGAGGGGAGCGACGCGCCGATACGCTGGTCGTCGGAAGGCCCGCGGATGAGAGTCTGGGAGACGCTGATGGACAGCTACGACGCCGTCGCGGCCGAGACCCCCGAGGCGGTCCGGGACTACACCGAGGTCGTCAACAGGGGCGTGGACGAGGACCCCGGCAAGATCACCTACTACGAGCGGGAGCTATCCACGGAGGATGCCCTCGAAACGACGCTCCAGTTCGCCGACGAGGTGGTCGCCGGGACGCTGGCCGACGGCGAGACCGACACCGCCCAGTTCTCCGACGCGCCGCTCGGGCAGGAACTCGACATCGGACTGTCGCGCCAGCACAGCCACACCGCACTCGAAGCGGTCCGAACCTGCGAGCGCAAGCACCTCCTCGACCACGTGGTGGGGGCGTTCCCCGACCCGGTGTCCGGGACCGACTCGGAGTCGGCTGGTCACCGCCAGCGAGACGTGGGAACGCTGTTCCACGACGTGGCCGAACTCGCCTACTGGCGGGATTACGACGGCATCGACGAGTGGAAGTCCGCCTGCCGACGACTCGCTCGGAGCGAAGACCTGCCCCGCGCGCTCGACCCGGCGCTCGATTGCATCGACCGCTACTTCGAGACCCGAGCGTCCGGATGGGAGGCCATCGGTGCAGAGGTCCCCGTCGAACTGACGGGGGTCCCCGACGTGGACGGTGCGATAACCGGCTACGTCGACTCGATTCGGGAGTACCCCGACGGCGGCCTCGCGGTCGTGGACTACAAGACGAGTCACGACCGGAAGACGCTGGCCGAGAGTCACCAACTCGAACTCTACGTCCGCGCCTGCGACCGATTCGAGGACGAAGTGACCCACGCCGGGTACGTCTACGTCGGCGAGGCTGGTCCCGAGACCCAACTGTTCACGGCCGACGAGTTGGCCGAGACGTGGGAGACGCTCCGCGAGGACCTGCGGGCCGCGGACGGGTCGTCGTTCGAGAGCTACACGCCGGGAGCCCACTGCGAGTACTGTCCGCATCGGTCGCTCGGTTGCTCGGCCGACGAGTTCGCCTACGACGGCGAGTTCCTCGTGGACTGA